A single window of Selenomonas sputigena DNA harbors:
- a CDS encoding RbsD/FucU family protein, with the protein MLKGIPKCISPDLLKALAEMGHGDLVVVADDFYPAVSMAREGITVNADGIGAAEMIDGILQLMPLDTEYEEHPVLIMDVMEEMREKIGRPKVWDDFIAAVEKHVPQGRKNIGFIDRFSFYDKAKTAFVTISTGERQPYGCVILQKGVM; encoded by the coding sequence ATGTTGAAAGGAATACCAAAATGCATCAGTCCGGATCTCTTGAAGGCTCTTGCCGAAATGGGACATGGAGATCTCGTCGTTGTCGCCGATGACTTCTATCCGGCCGTGTCGATGGCGCGTGAGGGAATCACGGTCAACGCCGACGGCATCGGCGCTGCTGAGATGATTGACGGCATCCTGCAGCTCATGCCGCTCGATACAGAGTATGAGGAGCATCCCGTGCTCATCATGGATGTGATGGAAGAGATGCGCGAAAAGATCGGACGCCCCAAGGTTTGGGACGATTTCATTGCCGCCGTCGAGAAGCATGTGCCGCAGGGCAGGAAGAACATCGGCTTCATCGATCGCTTCAGTTTCTACGACAAGGCAAAGACGGCCTTCGTGACGATTTCTACGGGCGAGCGTCAGCCTTACGGCTGCGTGATCCTGCAGAAGGGCGTCATGTAG